The following coding sequences are from one Sciurus carolinensis chromosome 11, mSciCar1.2, whole genome shotgun sequence window:
- the LOC124960484 gene encoding olfactory receptor 1019, producing the protein MDKENHSTVTEFIFMGITQDPQLQITFFVVFLIVYLVNVVGNVGMIILIISDAQLHTPMYFFLCNLSFVDLGYSSAIAPRMLADFLTKHKVISFSSCATQFAFFVGFVDAECYVLAAMAYDRFVAICRPLHYSTLMSKRVCLALMLGSYLAGLVSLVAHTSLTFSLNYCGSNIINHFFCEIPPLLALSCSDTYISEILLFSLCGFIEFSTILIIFISYSFILIAIIRMRSAEGRLKAFSTCGSHLTGVTLFYGTVMFMYLRPTSSYSLDQDKWASVFYTIIIPMLNPLIYSLRNKDVKAAFKKLFGKKPQ; encoded by the coding sequence atggataaagaaaaccaCTCAACAGTGACGGAGTTTATCTTTATGGGCATCACTCAAGACCCTCAGCTCCAGATCACCTTCTTCGTGGTCTTTCTCATTGTCTACCTGGTCAATGTGGTGGGGAATGTTGGTATGATTATCCTGATCATATCAGATGCTCAgctgcacacacccatgtatttTTTCCTCTGCAACCTCTCCTTTGTTGACCTGGGCTATTCTTCGGCCATTGCCCCCAGGATGTTGGCTGACTTCCTGACAAAGCACAAAGTCATCTCCTTCTCCAGTTGTGCCACGCAGTTTGCTTTCTTTGTAGGTTTTGTGGATGCCGAGTGCTATGTCCTGGCcgccatggcctatgaccgctttgtggccatctgtcgACCCCTCCACTACAGCACACTCATGTCTAAGCGGGTCTGCTTGGCTCTTATGCTGGGCTCTTACCTGGCTGGACTAGTGAGCTTAGTAGCCCACACTTCACTCACGTTCAGCCTCAATTACTGCGGTTCCAACATCATCaaccatttcttctgtgaaatccCACCGCTCCTGGCCCTCTCCTGCTCAGACACCTACATCAGTGAGATTCTGCTGTTCAGTCTGTGCGGCTTCATCGAGTTCAGCACCATCCTCATCATTTTCATCTCTTACTCATTCATCCTCATTGCCATCATCAGAATGCGCTCTGCTGAAGGCCGCCTTAAggctttctccacctgtgggtctcaccttaCGGGTGTCACCCTCTTCTACGGCACAGTCATGTTTATGTACCTGAGGCCAACGTCCAGTTACTCCCTGGACCAAGACAAGTGGGCCTCTGTGTTCTACACCATCATCATCCCCATGTTGAACCCCTTGATCTACAGCTTGCGGAACAAGGATGTGAAAGCTGCTTTCAAAAAGCTGTTTGGGAAAAAACCTcaataa